One stretch of Falco naumanni isolate bFalNau1 chromosome 7, bFalNau1.pat, whole genome shotgun sequence DNA includes these proteins:
- the CD44 gene encoding CD44 antigen isoform X7, which translates to MASFLWATFGLCLLKLCLTETQFNVSCRYGGVFHVEKNGRYSLSQPEAVELCRALNSTLATLEQLKKAHELGFETCRYGFVVGNIVIPRINPYHLCAANHTGIYKLSANTTGRYDAYCYNATETRDKACEPVERLDTSFLNNQGEIVIDNADGSRYNADGTRHSGESSTSGADDENIGSGSTHDTTPMDTSIRRSSPSYYGSVTPVSQLPDHSSGAGEREIHRKDSDDEVSPVSPDISLVTAADDVPEKDGGQYPASTRSTSSIYGDQGPHKGHYESTTFPGDTTTTKIVSQQRSAQVPEWLIIVAALVALALILAVCIAVNSRRRCGQKKKLVINNGKGAVEDRKTSGLNGDASKSQEMVHLVHKEQSNDRTGACDEFLTINETQNHQEFDMKSGV; encoded by the exons AATTCAATGTAAGTTGCAGATATGGAGGAGTTTTTCATGTTGAGAAAAATGGTCGCTACAGTCTCTCACAACCTGAAGCAGTTGAACTCTGCAGAGCTCTCAACAGTACGTTGGCAACACTAGAGCAGTTGAAGAAAGCTCATGAACTTGGATTTGAAACTTGCAG GTATGGTTTTGTAGTGGGGAATATTGTTATCCCACGAATCAATCCCTATCACCTTTGTGCAGCAAATCATACTGGCATTTACAAACTTTCAGCAAACACAACTGGTCGGTATGATGCATACTGTTACAATGCAACAG aAACAAGAGACAAAGCATGTGAGCCAGTTGAAAGACTAGATACTTCTTTCCTCAATAATCAGGGTGAAATAG TCATTGACAACGCAGATGGCTCACGTTATAATGCAGATGGCACGCGCCATAGTGGAGAGTCCTCAACGTCAGGTGCTGATGATGAAAATATAGGTAGTGGATCAACACATGACACAACTCCCATGGATACCTCCATCAGGAGATCCAGCCCTTCTTATTATGGAAGTGTTACTCCAGTCTCACAGCTGCCAGATCATTCttctggagcaggggaaagagaaattcaTAGAAAAGATTCTG ATGATGAAGTTTCTCCTGTATCACCTGACATCTCTTTGGTGACAGCAGCTGATGATGTCCCTGAAAAAGATGGTGGACAATATCCTGCAAGTACTA ggtCTACCTCCAGTATATACGGTGATCAAGGACCACACAAGGGACATTATGAATCCACTACTTTCCCTGGGGacaccacaacaacaaaaatagtttCACAACAAAGGTCGGCCCAGGTACCAG AATGGCTGATCATAGTTGCTGCTCTTGTGGCTCTTGCGTTGATTCTTGCAGTGTGCATTGCTGTTAACAGTCGGAGAAG atgtggacagaagaaaaagctagtGATTAATAACGGCAAAGGGGCAGTGGAGGACAGGAAGACAAGTGGATTAAATGGAGATGCCAGCAAATCACAAGAAATGGTGCACTTAGTTCATAAAGAACAGTCAAATGACCGAACAGGAGCATGTGACGAATTCCTGACCATTAATGAAACACAAAATCATCAGGAGTTTGACATGAAGAGTGGAGTGTAA
- the CD44 gene encoding CD44 antigen isoform X6: MASFLWATFGLCLLKLCLTETQFNVSCRYGGVFHVEKNGRYSLSQPEAVELCRALNSTLATLEQLKKAHELGFETCRYGFVVGNIVIPRINPYHLCAANHTGIYKLSANTTGRYDAYCYNATETRDKACEPVERLDTSFLNNQGEIVIDNADGSRYNADGTRHSGESSTSGADDENIGSGSTHDTTPMDTSIRRSSPSYYGSVTPVSQLPDHSSGAGEREIHRKDSDDEVSPVSPDISLVTAADDVPEKDGGQYPASTITASTDVLKPQDITQEAWAPHIVVTAIASPDGAHHEDPTQPPLSSDTEPGQGTEGSTHPTDAPGNEVLYSTTASTRKPGDDSSLTATITESVDDVNRAKATKEPQSPGTPPGSESEQANTTDSSHLSWVPGVFPDIEDHLNQLQTPLPTRSTSSIYGDQGPHKGHYESTTFPGDTTTTKIVSQQRSAQVPEWLIIVAALVALALILAVCIAVNSRRRCGQKKKLVINNGKGAVEDRKTSGLNGDASKSQEMVHLVHKEQSNDRTGACDEFLTINETQNHQEFDMKSGV, from the exons AATTCAATGTAAGTTGCAGATATGGAGGAGTTTTTCATGTTGAGAAAAATGGTCGCTACAGTCTCTCACAACCTGAAGCAGTTGAACTCTGCAGAGCTCTCAACAGTACGTTGGCAACACTAGAGCAGTTGAAGAAAGCTCATGAACTTGGATTTGAAACTTGCAG GTATGGTTTTGTAGTGGGGAATATTGTTATCCCACGAATCAATCCCTATCACCTTTGTGCAGCAAATCATACTGGCATTTACAAACTTTCAGCAAACACAACTGGTCGGTATGATGCATACTGTTACAATGCAACAG aAACAAGAGACAAAGCATGTGAGCCAGTTGAAAGACTAGATACTTCTTTCCTCAATAATCAGGGTGAAATAG TCATTGACAACGCAGATGGCTCACGTTATAATGCAGATGGCACGCGCCATAGTGGAGAGTCCTCAACGTCAGGTGCTGATGATGAAAATATAGGTAGTGGATCAACACATGACACAACTCCCATGGATACCTCCATCAGGAGATCCAGCCCTTCTTATTATGGAAGTGTTACTCCAGTCTCACAGCTGCCAGATCATTCttctggagcaggggaaagagaaattcaTAGAAAAGATTCTG ATGATGAAGTTTCTCCTGTATCACCTGACATCTCTTTGGTGACAGCAGCTGATGATGTCCCTGAAAAAGATGGTGGACAATATCCTGCAAGTACTA TCACAGCCTCCACTGATGTTCTGAAACCACAAGATATAACCCAGGAAGCGTGGGCACCTCACATCGTGGTAACAGCCATTGCCTCTCCTGATGGTGCCCACCACGAAGACCCAACTCAGCCACCTCTGTCTTCAGATAcggagccagggcagggcactGAAGGCTCCACGCATCCCACAGACGCCCCTGGCAATGAGGTCCTCTACAGTACCACAGCTAGTACGAGGAAACCTGGCGACGACTCCTCTCTGACGGCTACCA TCACAGAGTCCGTGGATGATGTTAACCGAGCGAAAGCAACCAAGGAGCCACAGTCACCTGGCACTCCTCCTGGAAGTGAAAGTGAACAAGCAAACACCACAGATAGTTCCCATCTCAGTTGGGTACCTGGAGTTTTTCCAGACATTGAAGATCATCTTAACCAATTGCAGACCCCTCTTCCTACTA ggtCTACCTCCAGTATATACGGTGATCAAGGACCACACAAGGGACATTATGAATCCACTACTTTCCCTGGGGacaccacaacaacaaaaatagtttCACAACAAAGGTCGGCCCAGGTACCAG AATGGCTGATCATAGTTGCTGCTCTTGTGGCTCTTGCGTTGATTCTTGCAGTGTGCATTGCTGTTAACAGTCGGAGAAG atgtggacagaagaaaaagctagtGATTAATAACGGCAAAGGGGCAGTGGAGGACAGGAAGACAAGTGGATTAAATGGAGATGCCAGCAAATCACAAGAAATGGTGCACTTAGTTCATAAAGAACAGTCAAATGACCGAACAGGAGCATGTGACGAATTCCTGACCATTAATGAAACACAAAATCATCAGGAGTTTGACATGAAGAGTGGAGTGTAA